From the genome of Trichocoleus sp. FACHB-46, one region includes:
- a CDS encoding DUF3419 family protein encodes MPICCPPSEIAFSQVREDPLTEWQLVERLAKQQERPLRILLVASGGCTALSLLAHPAIAQIDAVDLNPAQLHLVTLKLTALLHLSLPEQLQLLGAASDSLEFFDAAGISELEAAASDRLQLYQRLQTHLPEATRLFWDARPDQIAFGVNRIGKFEQLFRELATRFAELGIDPLHNPQAAMAHPHWSAVFAAVFERDKLMQTFGPAAVSYSMDRSFSEHFANVFAQALQRFAPNQNYFLTQVWRDRYALGSDGVPPYLQAAVQESIRQLGTSRLALHLGPFTEVLLRLIQQDAYDLIQFSNISDWMPIPNLHKMLSTAATNLRPGGILLGRRLNGDHDLAAMMAEHVAVDRQLSAELLASDRSYFYREVVAGVRL; translated from the coding sequence ATGCCGATTTGCTGCCCTCCCTCTGAAATTGCTTTCTCCCAAGTCCGAGAAGATCCTTTGACTGAATGGCAACTGGTGGAGCGATTGGCGAAACAGCAGGAACGGCCATTACGGATCTTGTTGGTTGCTTCTGGAGGCTGTACAGCGCTGAGTTTGTTAGCCCATCCCGCGATCGCGCAGATTGATGCGGTCGATCTTAACCCTGCTCAACTGCATTTAGTTACACTCAAACTGACAGCTTTATTACATCTCTCTCTACCAGAGCAATTACAGTTGTTAGGAGCAGCATCCGATTCTCTTGAGTTTTTTGATGCCGCAGGGATATCTGAACTAGAGGCAGCAGCAAGCGATCGCCTCCAACTATACCAACGCTTACAGACTCACCTCCCTGAAGCAACACGTCTCTTTTGGGATGCTCGTCCGGACCAGATCGCTTTTGGAGTGAATCGAATTGGCAAGTTTGAGCAACTTTTTAGGGAGCTAGCAACTCGCTTTGCTGAACTGGGAATAGACCCACTTCATAACCCCCAAGCGGCAATGGCTCATCCCCACTGGTCAGCTGTGTTTGCAGCTGTATTCGAGCGAGACAAACTAATGCAGACTTTTGGCCCCGCAGCGGTGAGCTATTCTATGGATCGGAGTTTTAGCGAGCACTTTGCGAATGTGTTTGCTCAAGCTTTGCAACGATTTGCCCCTAATCAGAACTACTTCTTGACGCAGGTATGGCGCGATCGCTATGCGCTTGGCTCCGACGGTGTGCCGCCTTATCTCCAAGCTGCGGTGCAAGAATCAATTCGTCAGTTAGGCACTTCACGGTTGGCACTGCATCTGGGGCCTTTTACAGAAGTCTTATTAAGGCTGATTCAGCAAGATGCTTACGATTTGATTCAATTCTCCAATATTTCTGATTGGATGCCGATTCCTAATCTACACAAAATGCTATCTACAGCAGCGACAAATTTGCGACCAGGAGGGATATTGCTGGGCAGGCGTCTGAACGGTGATCATGATTTGGCGGCAATGATGGCTGAGCATGTTGCAGTTGATCGGCAGCTCAGCGCTGAATTACTGGCTAGCGATCGCTCCTATTTTTACCGAGAGGTGGTTGCAGGAGTGCGACTATGA
- a CDS encoding fatty acid desaturase → MTVESLVPKLTFTELTVESPLSDRDRPKIALDLLRSLHVLETTHHSRLWVFMGLYSFAAAAAWVLATHWGSFWCLWACVPLYILAAAALHGISLFTHEGVHSVLSPHPHWNRGLSMVCAMPVLQNYAAYKILHLKHHKHLGDQGDPDHYKNYTHWSWLVFLMHWGRLLVGYSVYIVAIPLLGFWQGNRRDRLWIGLEVLLLGLLIAGVVLSPIPRSLLVHGWLIPMLLINGMVNIRGMSQHTLLEHETDLIRGTRTLLTNPVTRFFMCNENYHLEHHLYPAVPWYHLPQLHQELHAELESRDAPYLPSYFAFVREFVVASIRRTSVGSVALVTQGEKQSC, encoded by the coding sequence ATGACCGTCGAGTCATTAGTACCTAAATTAACTTTTACAGAACTGACGGTAGAGAGTCCGTTGAGCGATCGCGACCGTCCTAAAATTGCTCTCGATCTGCTGCGATCGCTGCATGTTCTAGAAACAACACACCATAGCCGTTTATGGGTCTTTATGGGCCTCTATAGCTTTGCTGCGGCTGCGGCTTGGGTTTTGGCGACTCACTGGGGTAGCTTTTGGTGCCTCTGGGCCTGTGTGCCACTCTATATTTTGGCTGCTGCTGCTCTGCATGGCATCAGTTTGTTTACTCATGAAGGAGTGCATAGTGTCCTGTCTCCTCATCCCCATTGGAATCGTGGGCTAAGTATGGTTTGTGCGATGCCAGTCTTGCAGAATTATGCCGCTTATAAGATATTGCATCTCAAACATCACAAGCATCTGGGTGATCAGGGTGATCCTGACCACTATAAAAACTATACCCATTGGAGTTGGTTAGTCTTCTTGATGCACTGGGGACGTTTATTAGTGGGTTATTCCGTTTATATTGTCGCAATTCCTCTGTTGGGGTTTTGGCAGGGAAATCGTCGCGATCGCCTGTGGATTGGGTTAGAAGTTCTATTGCTCGGACTGCTGATTGCAGGTGTGGTACTTTCTCCTATCCCGCGATCGCTCCTGGTACATGGCTGGCTCATACCCATGTTATTGATCAATGGGATGGTCAATATTCGAGGCATGAGCCAACACACCTTACTAGAACATGAAACTGACTTAATCCGAGGCACGAGAACGCTTCTAACCAATCCTGTCACTCGCTTCTTTATGTGCAATGAAAACTATCACCTGGAACATCATCTGTATCCCGCTGTCCCTTGGTATCATCTTCCTCAACTCCACCAAGAGCTGCACGCAGAACTAGAATCTCGCGATGCACCTTATCTCCCTTCATACTTTGCTTTTGTTCGCGAGTTTGTGGTTGCTAGTATTCGTCGGACTTCTGTGGGTAGCGTCGCGCTGGTAACGCAAGGAGAAAAGCAGTCATGCTAG
- a CDS encoding glycoside hydrolase family 43 protein: protein MMTQSEARSGLGPQANAENTTYTNPIYPHYFADPFVWQHQGIYYAIGTGPAEAAGEVEEAGQRRVFPLLRSDNLINWEFVQNALVRPDPSLGNNFWAPEVAYCDGTFYLYYSAGHEDKNHQLRVATSQDPLGAYQDVGEPLLDPQSCPFAIDPHAFRDDDGQWYLFYAQDFLDTNETTRAGTALMVDRLESMTKLAGEGKVVLRARSDWQRFLTDRPMYGGIYDWHTLEGPCVRKYGDRYYCFYSGGRWETDSYGVDYGVADHVMGPYSDVGNEAGPRVLRSHPGYVLGPGHNSITVGPDSETDYIVYHAWDTGMQARRMCIDPINWTTEGPRCPGPTWTPQSIAISSK from the coding sequence ATGATGACTCAATCTGAAGCGAGATCTGGATTAGGCCCCCAAGCAAACGCAGAAAACACAACTTACACTAACCCCATTTATCCTCATTATTTTGCCGATCCATTTGTTTGGCAGCATCAAGGTATTTACTACGCGATCGGCACAGGGCCAGCAGAAGCCGCCGGAGAAGTAGAGGAAGCTGGGCAGAGACGAGTTTTTCCGCTATTGCGCTCTGACAACCTGATCAATTGGGAATTTGTGCAAAATGCCTTGGTACGGCCTGACCCCAGTTTGGGAAATAACTTCTGGGCACCGGAGGTCGCTTACTGCGACGGCACCTTCTATCTCTATTACTCGGCGGGGCATGAAGATAAAAACCACCAGTTACGAGTTGCTACCAGCCAAGATCCGCTAGGCGCATATCAAGATGTGGGCGAACCGTTGTTAGATCCGCAGTCCTGCCCGTTCGCGATCGACCCCCACGCCTTCCGTGATGACGATGGTCAATGGTACTTATTCTATGCCCAAGACTTTTTAGACACTAACGAAACTACTCGTGCTGGCACTGCCCTAATGGTCGATCGCTTGGAAAGCATGACCAAACTAGCAGGTGAAGGCAAAGTCGTCTTGCGGGCCAGATCCGATTGGCAAAGATTTCTCACCGATCGCCCCATGTATGGCGGCATCTACGATTGGCATACTCTAGAAGGCCCTTGTGTCCGGAAGTATGGCGATCGCTACTATTGCTTCTACAGTGGCGGGCGCTGGGAAACGGATAGCTACGGGGTGGATTATGGCGTGGCGGATCACGTGATGGGGCCATACTCAGATGTAGGCAATGAAGCAGGCCCAAGAGTTTTGCGATCGCATCCCGGTTACGTTCTCGGTCCGGGTCATAACTCAATCACGGTCGGTCCAGATAGCGAAACTGATTACATCGTTTACCACGCTTGGGATACAGGCATGCAAGCCCGCCGTATGTGCATTGACCCTATCAATTGGACAACCGAGGGGCCACGCTGTCCTGGCCCGACTTGGACACCACAAAGTATTGCTATTAGCTCCAAGTAG
- a CDS encoding agmatinase family protein has product MPTREDILQNFNPNDIGLDNGNLLGLPFNYESAQTIVFGVPWEVTVSYGAGTAAGPQRVLEASRQLDIYDFDHPEGWQQGIFMAPIPEHIQQKNESLRQDATRIIAHMEQGRQIEADPDLADLLQTVNQECEAVNQWLFEQAKAAMAQGKQVAVIGGDHSVPLGCIQALAERYSEFGILHIDAHADLRQAYEGFQYSHASIMFNALKVPQVSKLVQVGIRDFCHDEVSLIQQSGGRVSTYYDPLLKQKLYAGVPWLELCKQMVAELPQHVYISFDADGLDPKLCPHTGTPVPGGLELEQAFCLFREVVNSGRKIIGFDVCEVGDDEWDGNVGARAVYKLCNLMALSRSALATSVWA; this is encoded by the coding sequence ATGCCTACCAGAGAAGACATCTTACAGAACTTTAATCCCAATGATATTGGCCTCGACAACGGTAACTTGTTGGGTCTCCCTTTCAACTACGAATCTGCCCAAACCATCGTATTCGGTGTGCCCTGGGAAGTGACGGTCTCGTATGGTGCGGGTACAGCCGCAGGCCCTCAGCGCGTCCTAGAAGCTTCTCGCCAACTAGATATCTACGATTTCGATCATCCAGAGGGTTGGCAGCAGGGCATCTTTATGGCTCCAATTCCAGAACATATTCAGCAGAAAAATGAGAGTCTACGGCAGGATGCCACTCGCATCATTGCCCACATGGAACAAGGAAGGCAGATTGAAGCTGATCCAGACTTGGCAGACCTACTGCAAACCGTGAATCAGGAATGTGAAGCGGTAAACCAATGGCTCTTTGAGCAAGCTAAAGCAGCAATGGCGCAAGGAAAGCAGGTCGCAGTGATTGGCGGCGATCACAGCGTTCCCTTGGGCTGCATTCAGGCCTTGGCTGAGCGTTATTCAGAGTTTGGCATCCTCCACATTGATGCTCATGCTGATTTGCGCCAAGCCTATGAAGGGTTTCAGTACTCCCATGCCTCCATTATGTTTAATGCCCTAAAAGTGCCTCAAGTCTCAAAGCTGGTTCAAGTAGGGATTCGTGACTTCTGCCATGATGAAGTTAGTTTAATTCAGCAGTCAGGCGGGCGAGTCTCCACCTACTACGACCCTCTACTGAAGCAAAAGCTTTATGCAGGCGTGCCTTGGCTAGAACTCTGCAAGCAAATGGTGGCCGAGCTGCCCCAACATGTTTACATTAGCTTTGATGCTGATGGCTTAGACCCCAAACTTTGTCCTCATACCGGAACTCCAGTGCCCGGTGGTCTGGAATTGGAACAGGCATTTTGCTTGTTCCGTGAAGTGGTCAATAGCGGTCGGAAAATTATTGGTTTTGATGTGTGTGAAGTGGGGGATGACGAATGGGATGGCAATGTTGGCGCTAGAGCTGTTTATAAGCTTTGTAACTTGATGGCCTTATCACGATCTGCTTTAGCTACCTCAGTGTGGGCTTAA
- a CDS encoding AAA family ATPase, producing the protein MNPIAAPLADRLRPRTLDEFVGQEHIVGPGRLLRRAIQADQLASVIFAGPPGTGKTTLARVIANSTQGHFISINAVLAGVKEIRAAVETAQERRDRHNQRTILFVDEVHRFNKSQQDALLPWVENGTVILIGATTENPYFEVNKALVSRSRIFQLKSLTAADLVGVVYQALTDAERGYGDRAIQLDPEALDHLVNVANGDARSLLNALELAVETTTPTPTGTIHIDLAVAEESIQQRAVLYDKEGDAHFDIISAFIKSLRGSDPDAALYWLARMVYAGEDPRFIFRRMLILASEDVGLADPEAVARVNACAATFDRVGMPEGRYPLAQAALYLATAPKSNSVMGFFDALAAVEREREADVPSHLKDANRDKHSFGHGANYLYPHAYRDHWVAQQYLPTALQGQVFYQPSEQGFEAGIRTQVERRREAQLAAIAEGLDVTAPEILTYSPTNKAQERWLQRTLSQTGERLAQVRDRLFEMAQPQRHHTILELNGGNGLLTWEALRRVPEGGVYVQVPTSTDVERLQAQAEALPELLRPTILQGPVQQLPALLTAQAPEIRFDHIVGRNVLMVAVNRPGLIRICVSLLQSGGKITLAETMPRHSQRLYRLLDPAHVEPDLYQRLVTAEEAIYADTSDPKMSWDHTDLKLDFEQAGCRAQIETIQTIAEMYISATLIERWFAIAAHPPTYANHLSHYLSELEINWVGKLFQRYLQEKTISWVSTIAFVQAEKSLT; encoded by the coding sequence TTGAACCCGATAGCTGCCCCTCTTGCCGATCGCCTGCGCCCCCGCACTTTAGATGAATTTGTCGGGCAGGAGCATATTGTTGGCCCCGGACGACTGCTGCGCCGTGCCATTCAAGCTGACCAGCTCGCGTCTGTGATTTTTGCGGGGCCACCAGGTACAGGCAAAACGACGCTGGCACGGGTGATCGCCAACAGCACTCAGGGGCACTTCATTTCGATTAATGCGGTGTTGGCAGGGGTGAAAGAAATCCGCGCAGCGGTGGAAACGGCTCAAGAACGGCGCGATCGCCACAATCAACGAACCATTTTGTTTGTGGATGAAGTGCATCGCTTCAATAAGTCGCAACAAGATGCACTGTTGCCTTGGGTAGAGAATGGCACCGTGATTCTGATTGGAGCCACGACCGAAAATCCTTACTTTGAAGTCAACAAAGCCCTCGTTAGCCGTTCTCGAATTTTTCAGCTCAAGTCGCTCACCGCGGCTGATTTAGTTGGAGTTGTGTACCAAGCGCTGACGGATGCCGAACGAGGCTATGGCGATCGCGCGATTCAGCTTGATCCAGAAGCGCTAGATCATCTCGTTAATGTGGCGAACGGAGATGCTCGCAGTCTCCTCAATGCGTTGGAACTTGCGGTTGAAACCACAACTCCTACTCCTACGGGCACAATTCACATTGATCTCGCAGTTGCCGAAGAGTCGATTCAGCAGCGAGCGGTTTTGTATGACAAAGAGGGAGACGCCCACTTTGATATCATCAGCGCCTTCATCAAAAGTCTGCGGGGCAGTGATCCAGATGCAGCCTTGTATTGGCTGGCTCGCATGGTCTACGCCGGGGAGGATCCGCGATTTATCTTTCGCCGCATGTTGATTTTAGCGAGTGAAGATGTGGGACTCGCAGATCCGGAGGCTGTCGCCAGAGTCAATGCCTGTGCCGCCACATTCGATCGCGTGGGCATGCCCGAAGGTCGCTACCCGTTAGCTCAGGCGGCTCTGTATTTGGCAACCGCCCCAAAATCTAACAGTGTGATGGGCTTTTTTGATGCCTTAGCTGCCGTGGAGCGAGAACGCGAAGCGGATGTGCCCTCCCATCTCAAGGATGCCAATCGAGATAAACACAGCTTTGGACATGGAGCTAACTACCTTTATCCTCATGCCTACCGCGATCATTGGGTGGCACAGCAATATCTACCAACGGCGCTGCAAGGCCAAGTATTCTACCAACCTTCGGAGCAAGGATTTGAAGCAGGCATTCGTACCCAAGTCGAGCGTCGTCGGGAAGCCCAACTGGCTGCGATCGCCGAAGGCTTAGATGTAACGGCTCCAGAAATTCTCACCTACAGCCCCACTAATAAAGCTCAAGAACGTTGGCTACAACGCACGCTATCTCAAACTGGAGAACGCTTAGCACAGGTCCGCGATCGCCTGTTTGAAATGGCTCAACCCCAGCGGCACCACACAATCCTAGAACTCAATGGTGGCAACGGTTTACTCACTTGGGAAGCACTGCGCCGAGTCCCAGAAGGTGGTGTCTACGTACAGGTGCCAACCTCAACAGACGTAGAACGCTTACAAGCTCAAGCAGAAGCTTTGCCAGAGTTGCTACGACCGACAATTCTGCAAGGCCCTGTGCAACAACTACCCGCTTTATTAACGGCTCAGGCACCCGAGATTAGGTTCGATCATATTGTGGGCCGCAACGTCTTAATGGTAGCAGTAAATAGACCTGGCCTAATTCGCATCTGCGTATCTCTCTTACAATCTGGAGGCAAAATCACACTAGCGGAAACAATGCCACGCCATAGCCAACGATTGTATCGATTGCTAGACCCGGCTCACGTTGAGCCTGATCTGTATCAACGATTAGTGACTGCTGAAGAAGCCATCTACGCAGACACAAGCGATCCTAAGATGAGTTGGGACCACACAGACCTGAAGCTTGACTTTGAGCAAGCAGGATGTAGAGCTCAAATCGAGACAATTCAAACGATCGCGGAAATGTATATCTCTGCCACTTTAATCGAGCGATGGTTTGCGATCGCAGCTCATCCGCCTACCTATGCCAATCACCTCAGCCATTACCTGTCAGAATTAGAGATAAATTGGGTCGGCAAGCTGTTTCAGCGCTACTTACAAGAGAAAACTATATCCTGGGTAAGCACAATTGCGTTTGTGCAGGCAGAGAAATCGCTTACTTGA
- a CDS encoding lycopene cyclase domain-containing protein — MTYSLFHLIFILPPILLLALQQPQPLAGVGGRKAALSLLLIAAVAFIYTTPWDNYLIWRDVWHYGRDRVMGTVGYVPIEEYLFFVLQPILTGLWLYRLLAHTEEPSELKSSPAANIGGAIIWAGLGLAGGWLLQRDFGVYLGLILVWASPILALQWLVGGAQLWVRKRLWLTATLVPTLYLWIADRIAIGQGIWSISEVYTTRLHLFGLPIEEATFFLVTNFLVVQGLLLLLVFSKADKPFLQTESEF, encoded by the coding sequence ATGACTTACTCACTGTTTCACCTGATTTTTATCTTGCCGCCCATTTTGTTGCTCGCCTTGCAGCAACCGCAACCCCTAGCAGGCGTGGGAGGTCGTAAAGCTGCGCTCTCTCTGCTCTTGATTGCTGCTGTAGCGTTTATCTACACGACACCTTGGGACAATTATCTAATTTGGCGCGATGTGTGGCACTATGGCCGCGATCGCGTAATGGGTACCGTTGGTTATGTCCCCATCGAAGAGTATTTATTTTTTGTGCTACAGCCGATTCTGACCGGGTTATGGCTATATCGGTTGTTAGCTCATACCGAGGAACCCAGCGAACTCAAATCTTCTCCCGCAGCCAATATAGGAGGAGCGATTATCTGGGCAGGTTTAGGTCTCGCGGGTGGTTGGTTACTACAACGCGATTTTGGCGTTTATCTGGGGCTGATTTTGGTGTGGGCTAGCCCGATCCTAGCCTTGCAATGGTTGGTGGGCGGAGCACAGCTTTGGGTTCGCAAACGTCTTTGGCTCACCGCCACTTTAGTCCCCACTTTGTACCTCTGGATAGCCGATCGCATTGCCATTGGCCAAGGCATTTGGAGCATATCAGAGGTGTATACCACTAGGTTGCATTTATTTGGGCTACCTATTGAGGAAGCGACATTTTTCCTGGTAACAAATTTTTTAGTAGTACAAGGGTTATTGTTGCTCTTAGTGTTTAGTAAAGCCGACAAGCCCTTCCTCCAGACTGAGAGCGAGTTTTGA
- a CDS encoding iron-containing redox enzyme family protein — MLELPTKLSTLSSLIPSAPILVCEDLIQFTTLDAAVAQVAAAYDFQRHPYFCWMVAPATSREAFCNSQLPFRFAVESFSQALAAVLARIPSLEMRLAIAENVAEEHGHGDRWRSHKYTFQQYLQALGATSTGLTKPCPTSVLAFNQAILNYCLTQPAEVGAAMLGMIEYLYVGISAAIARTLTQRAWVAPGSQSHYAVHEKLDTEHAHDLLQLASPGWQDARSRLSLAQALLLGAHYFWSLYADLLPSL; from the coding sequence ATGCTAGAGCTACCGACCAAACTGTCAACGCTGTCTTCCCTAATACCATCTGCACCCATATTGGTTTGCGAAGATCTGATCCAGTTCACCACGTTAGATGCTGCTGTTGCCCAGGTTGCAGCCGCATATGATTTCCAACGTCATCCCTATTTCTGCTGGATGGTAGCCCCCGCGACTAGTCGAGAGGCTTTCTGCAACAGCCAATTGCCGTTCCGATTTGCTGTAGAGTCCTTCTCTCAGGCGCTAGCAGCCGTCCTGGCTAGGATTCCCAGTTTAGAAATGCGATTGGCGATCGCAGAGAATGTAGCTGAAGAACATGGGCATGGCGATCGCTGGCGGTCTCACAAATACACATTCCAGCAGTATCTCCAGGCATTGGGGGCTACCAGCACTGGATTGACAAAGCCCTGCCCTACCTCTGTTTTAGCTTTCAATCAGGCTATCCTGAACTACTGTCTTACCCAACCTGCGGAGGTAGGAGCAGCGATGCTAGGGATGATCGAATATCTGTATGTGGGCATTAGTGCCGCGATCGCTCGAACCCTGACCCAGCGAGCATGGGTTGCGCCAGGTAGCCAATCGCACTATGCCGTACATGAAAAGCTAGATACTGAACATGCTCATGACTTATTGCAATTAGCGAGCCCTGGTTGGCAAGACGCTCGATCTCGTCTGTCTCTAGCTCAAGCCTTGCTATTAGGGGCACATTATTTTTGGAGCCTATATGCCGATTTGCTGCCCTCCCTCTGA
- a CDS encoding phytanoyl-CoA dioxygenase family protein: MVQSLNTTGVSKFTAGDLDRFAEVLNRDGICVIPELFDRELVQEWAAAFDALFRERQQRPGGLAPREKNRYYLTLPWVQPFANTKVFANPTILGVLDRVFFQEYRLVQLGADTPFQDSEYQELHRDFRPLFTDQIVTPLYALAVNFPLVEVTEDNGPFQMARGTHVMPREEALVKIRAGEIPVESFPMQLGDVIIRSPLAIHRGSPNITAQPRPMVVMGYVMHWLHTPVMDLTVQKDYYESLPQHLQEMLRCNVVEQLPENKTETYINFKY; encoded by the coding sequence TGTTAGCAAATTCACAGCAGGGGATTTAGATCGATTTGCCGAAGTGCTTAATCGAGATGGAATTTGTGTCATTCCCGAACTCTTCGATCGCGAGTTGGTCCAAGAGTGGGCAGCAGCATTTGATGCACTCTTTCGAGAGCGTCAGCAGCGGCCCGGTGGGTTAGCCCCTCGTGAGAAAAACCGTTATTATTTGACTCTGCCTTGGGTGCAACCCTTCGCAAATACGAAAGTATTTGCCAACCCCACGATTTTGGGTGTGCTCGATCGGGTCTTTTTTCAGGAATACCGCTTGGTGCAACTAGGAGCCGATACGCCCTTCCAAGACTCTGAATACCAAGAACTGCACCGGGATTTCCGTCCTCTCTTTACTGATCAGATTGTCACGCCACTCTATGCTCTAGCGGTTAACTTTCCCCTAGTCGAAGTGACGGAAGACAACGGCCCCTTCCAAATGGCTCGTGGCACCCACGTCATGCCCCGTGAAGAAGCATTGGTGAAGATTAGAGCAGGTGAGATTCCCGTTGAGTCTTTCCCCATGCAACTGGGTGATGTGATTATCCGATCGCCTTTGGCAATCCACCGGGGTTCACCCAACATCACTGCTCAACCCCGACCAATGGTAGTGATGGGTTATGTGATGCACTGGTTGCATACCCCTGTAATGGATTTGACGGTTCAGAAAGATTATTACGAGAGCCTACCGCAGCACCTCCAGGAAATGTTGCGCTGCAATGTGGTAGAGCAGCTACCAGAGAATAAGACCGAAACTTACATCAATTTTAAGTACTAA